A region from the Lolium perenne isolate Kyuss_39 chromosome 4, Kyuss_2.0, whole genome shotgun sequence genome encodes:
- the LOC127348469 gene encoding uncharacterized protein, whose protein sequence is MTIHQAADLSDVCLPTQMDSSMEGLGKQALERLGLLAELGELAQQQQAAILGNMGNLYTERYLHKDSYRETPETGLQWVMRCFGRPRYFYKMFCMTPEVFTTLHDLLVSTYGLKSTNNVSSVESLAMFLWIVGGPQAFAQAKNQFTRSLWTVHTKFKEVLYCLRKLARDNIKPRDPTFSTEHEKVKEDRFWPHFKGAIGAIDGSHVPCSVPAEDVVNHTCRHGYTSQNVLAICDFDMRFTFVVAGWPGSAHDTRILHHALANFPSFPVPPKGKYYLVDSGYPNRIGYLAPFKGSTYHLPEFRLRRGRALQGKYEIFNFFHLSLRNVIECAFGV, encoded by the exons ATGACAATCCACCAAGCAGCCGATCTCTCAGACGTCTGTCTCCCGACGCAG ATGGACTCAAGCATGGAAGGTTTGGGAAAACAAGCACTAGAGAGACTTGGACTTCTAGCTGAGCTCGGCGAGCTTGCGCAGCAGCAGCAGGCTGCCATCCTTGGGAACATGGGTAACCTCTATACCGAGCGTTATTTGCACAAAGACTCGTATAGAGAGACTCCTGAAACGGGGCTTCAATGGGTCATGAGATGTTTTGGTCGTCCTAGATATTTTTACAAGATGTTCTGCATGACACCGGAAGTGTTTACGACACTACATGATTTGCTTGTCTCTACCTATGGATTGAAATCAACTAACAATGTGTCATCGGTCGAGTCACTAGCCATGTTCTTATGGATTGTTGGAGGCCCTCAAGCATTTGCACAAGCTAAAAACCAATTTACAAGGTCCCTATGGACGGTTCACACAAAGTTTAAGGAAGTATTGTATTGTTTGCGCAAGTTAGCGAGAGACAACATCAAACCAAGAGATCCTACTTTCAGTACAGAGCATGAAAAGGTTAAGGAAGATCGTTTTTGGCCTCACTTCAAAGGCGCTATTGGTGCTATTGATGGATCACATGTACCATGTTCAGTTCCTGCAGAGGATGTGGTTAACCACACATGTCGCCATGGTTATACATCTCAAAATGTGCTTGCCATATGTGACTTTGACATGAGGTTTACCTTTGTTGTTGCTGGTTGGCCTGGCTCTGCACATGACACAAGAATCCTACATCATGCATTAGCAAATTTTCCTTCATTTCCTGTACCTCCTAAAG GAAAATACTACCTTGTTGACTCGGGTTATCCAAACCGAATTGGGTATCTTGCTCCTTTCAAAGGGAGTACATACCATCTACCAGAGTTTCGTCTTCGCCGTGGGCGTGCACTGCAAGGGAAATATGAGATATTTAATTTCTTCCATTTGTCTCTTCGCAATGTAATTGAGTGTGCATTTGGAGTGTGA